The following are encoded in a window of Lagenorhynchus albirostris chromosome 3, mLagAlb1.1, whole genome shotgun sequence genomic DNA:
- the LOC132518459 gene encoding LOW QUALITY PROTEIN: olfactory receptor 1361-like (The sequence of the model RefSeq protein was modified relative to this genomic sequence to represent the inferred CDS: inserted 1 base in 1 codon) has protein sequence MAVEGANLTLVSEFLFLGFSEDPKQQQLVFILFPSMYLVTELGNLLIILAIAINVQLXMYFFLANLDFVDICYTSTTICKMLANHMSGHKGIPYAGCLTQTFCFTWFAGISSFLLTAMAYDRHVAICHPLHYATSVIPQLCRLLVAASWTAAFGNALTYTILLTRLSFCIHNQVPHFFCDLSRLLKLACSDTFLNNAMVYTVGALPIITPFMGILVSYTHIFAAALRIPSTRGKRKAFSTCGSHLSVVSLFYGTLIRVYFSPMSSRMAQKDTTAAVMYTMVTPMLNPFIYNLRNNDMKGALGALISRRPVFIW, from the exons ATGGCCGTTGAAGGGGCAAATCTCACCCTGGTCTCTGAGTTCCTGTTCCTGGGCTTCTCGGAGGACCCCAAGCAACAGCAGCTGGTGTTCATACTCTTCCCGAGCATGTACCTGGTCACAGAACTGGGGAACCTGCTCATTATCCTGGCCATCGCCATCAACGTCCAGC CCATGTACTTCTTCCTGGCCAACCTGGACTTTGTGGACATTTGCTACACCTCCACCACCATCTGCAAGATGCTGGCCAATCACATGTCAGGACACAAAGGGATTCCTTATGCTGGCTGCCTGACCCAGACGTTCTGCTTCACGTGGTTCGCCGGCATCAGCAGCTTCCTGCTGACCGCCATGGCCTACGACCGCCATGTGGCCATCTGTCACCCTCTGCACTATGCCACGTCTGTGATACCACAGCTCTGTAGGCTACTGGTGGCAGCATCCTGGACTGCAGCCTTTGGGAATGCCTTGACCTACACGATATTACTGACCCGCCTCTCATTCTGCATCCACAACCAGGTCCCCCATTTCTTCTGTGACCTCAGCCGTCTGCTGAAGCTCGCATGCTCTGACACCTTTCTCAACAATGCAATGGTGTACACCGTGGGCGCCCTGCCCATCATCACCCCCTTTATGGGCATCTTGGTATCCTACACACACATCTTTGCTGCTGCGTTGAGGATCCCGTCCACCAGAGGCAAGCGGAAGGCCTTCTCCACCTGTGGCTCTCACCTCTCTGTGGTGTCCCTGTTCTACGGCACACTCATCAGGGTTTATTTCAGCCCCATGTCCTCCCGCATGGCCCAGAAGGACACAACCGCTGCAGTGATGTACACCATGGTCACTCCCATGCTGAACCCCTTCATCTACAATCTACGCAACAATGACATGAAGGGCGCCTTGGGAGCCCTCATCAGCAGGAGACCAGTTTTTATTTGGTGA